The following are from one region of the Kineosporia sp. NBRC 101731 genome:
- a CDS encoding multidrug effflux MFS transporter, with translation MIEDVTVVRTEPRSEVSRPVLLVLALLSAVAPFSTDLYLPAFPQMTDELSTSTTTVQLTLTAFLLGITVGQVAFGPLSDRFGRRAPLVAGALLCVAASVVAVFAPNVGVLIAARLVQGLGGAAGMVIGRAIVSDLAHGRAAASAFSLMMIVGGVAPVIAPLVGGFLVDPIGWRGILGVVLALAAMMLVSVLGVIRETHPRFRGEVRQERPTPSGSLLSAGFLSWTLTFAFGFAVMMAYISASPFLYQDMIGLGSVGYGLAFGLNALGLMVVSGLAARLAATRTPAGMTSTGITGVLVSTTVFGLLVLAGVPAGWLAVPLFTGVSSLGLVMGNATALALSHAQHAAGRGSAALGALQFGLAAVVSPLVSIRGENTAGPLAVVMFAAALIAFGAMVTARRTEHTEHSQP, from the coding sequence ATGATTGAGGATGTCACCGTCGTACGAACGGAACCCCGGAGCGAGGTGAGCCGGCCCGTGCTGCTGGTGCTCGCGCTCCTGTCGGCCGTCGCACCGTTCTCCACCGACCTGTACCTGCCGGCCTTTCCACAGATGACGGACGAGCTGTCCACATCCACCACCACGGTCCAGCTCACCCTCACCGCGTTCCTGCTCGGTATCACCGTGGGACAGGTGGCGTTCGGGCCGTTGTCGGACCGGTTCGGCCGGCGGGCCCCACTCGTGGCGGGTGCCCTGCTGTGTGTCGCGGCCAGCGTGGTGGCCGTGTTCGCCCCGAATGTCGGCGTGCTGATCGCCGCCCGACTGGTGCAAGGGCTGGGTGGCGCCGCCGGCATGGTCATCGGCCGCGCGATCGTCTCGGACCTGGCCCACGGCCGCGCCGCCGCGTCTGCGTTCAGTCTGATGATGATCGTCGGCGGGGTCGCCCCCGTGATCGCGCCCCTGGTTGGCGGCTTCCTCGTCGACCCGATTGGCTGGCGCGGCATCCTCGGTGTGGTGCTGGCCCTGGCCGCAATGATGCTGGTGAGCGTGCTCGGCGTGATCCGCGAGACGCATCCCCGCTTCCGTGGCGAGGTCAGGCAGGAACGTCCCACGCCGTCGGGCAGCCTGCTCTCCGCCGGATTCCTGTCCTGGACCCTCACGTTCGCCTTCGGGTTCGCCGTGATGATGGCCTACATCTCGGCCTCCCCGTTCCTCTACCAGGACATGATCGGGCTCGGCTCGGTCGGTTACGGCCTGGCCTTCGGCCTCAACGCCCTGGGACTGATGGTCGTCAGCGGGCTCGCGGCCCGCCTGGCCGCCACCCGTACCCCGGCCGGCATGACGTCCACCGGCATCACCGGCGTCCTCGTGTCCACCACCGTGTTCGGCCTGCTGGTCCTCGCCGGTGTTCCCGCGGGCTGGCTGGCCGTGCCGCTGTTCACCGGCGTCTCCAGCCTGGGCCTGGTGATGGGCAACGCCACCGCCCTGGCTCTCAGCCACGCCCAGCACGCCGCCGGCCGCGGATCGGCCGCCCTCGGCGCCCTGCAGTTCGGCCTCGCCGCCGTCGTATCGCCCCTGGTCAGCATCCGCGGCGAGAACACGGCCGGACCGCTCGCGGTGGTCATGTTCGCGGCCGCGCTGATCGCGTTCGGGGCGATGGTGACGGCCCGCCGCACAGAGCACACAGAGCACAGCCAGCCCTGA
- a CDS encoding NADPH:quinone reductase translates to MKAIVYTDTGDANVLSVVERDIPAPGPGEVRVRVAVSGVNPTDWKSRAGSSTRRRVSVESVPNQDGSGTVDAVGPGVSSVSVGDRVWIYLAAPDNGLTGTAQEYTVQPEHRVVKLPAEASLDVGASLGVPAMTAHRALTVIEGGPTRLSPGALTGRTVLVAGGAGAVGHAAIQLGVWAGATVITTVSGPEKAALAGAAGADHVINYRTDDVVARVREIAPEGVDVVVEVSPSKNWDIDLAVIKPRGTVAVYANDGGNHLDLNIGAGMGPNVRLQFMLLYTVGDEVMTAAAQDIGAALADGALPVGEEHGLPLLRFGLEDMAAAHDAVQAGTVGKVLVDVPTG, encoded by the coding sequence GTGAAGGCGATCGTCTACACCGATACCGGGGACGCGAACGTGCTGTCCGTCGTCGAGCGGGACATCCCCGCACCGGGGCCGGGTGAGGTGCGGGTGCGGGTCGCGGTGTCCGGGGTGAACCCGACCGACTGGAAGAGCCGGGCCGGGTCGAGCACCCGCCGGCGGGTGTCGGTGGAGTCGGTGCCCAACCAGGACGGATCCGGAACGGTGGACGCGGTGGGCCCTGGCGTCTCGTCGGTGTCCGTCGGCGACCGGGTCTGGATCTACCTGGCCGCCCCCGACAACGGGCTGACCGGCACGGCGCAGGAGTACACGGTGCAGCCCGAGCACCGGGTGGTGAAACTGCCCGCGGAGGCGTCGCTGGACGTCGGAGCGTCGCTGGGCGTGCCCGCGATGACGGCGCACCGGGCCCTGACGGTCATCGAGGGTGGCCCCACGCGGCTGTCACCCGGAGCCCTCACCGGCCGCACGGTGCTGGTGGCCGGAGGCGCCGGAGCGGTCGGGCACGCGGCGATCCAGCTGGGGGTGTGGGCCGGCGCGACCGTGATCACGACCGTCAGCGGACCGGAGAAGGCCGCCCTGGCCGGGGCCGCCGGGGCCGACCACGTCATCAACTACCGCACGGACGACGTGGTCGCCCGGGTGCGGGAGATCGCCCCCGAGGGGGTGGACGTGGTGGTCGAGGTGTCGCCGTCGAAGAACTGGGACATCGACCTGGCGGTGATCAAGCCGCGCGGCACCGTGGCCGTCTACGCCAACGACGGTGGCAACCACCTGGACCTGAACATCGGGGCCGGGATGGGCCCGAACGTGCGGCTGCAGTTCATGCTGCTCTACACGGTGGGCGACGAGGTGATGACCGCCGCGGCGCAGGACATCGGCGCGGCCCTGGCCGACGGCGCCCTGCCGGTGGGGGAGGAGCACGGGCTGCCGCTGCTGCGGTTCGGGCTGGAGGACATGGCGGCGGCTCACGACGCGGTTCAGGCCGGCACGGTCGGCAAGGTCCTGGTGGACGTTCCCACCGGGTGA
- a CDS encoding GGDEF domain-containing protein has translation MIVLLPRLLLVATGILATLAVAGLTRQSEGTTGMTVAYTSSVGLSSAFLLLAVRRIPAHQRRPWYWLLANMGLCLTGELVLAYYQVIGDDHWPTPADAFFVVAYLTTALGVLGLDAQRRRRPPFGAVLDALIVATGIGVLALVFVVLPLLSDTTQPMAARVVGTVYPLADLLLLFLVMRLFAAGRGAGATVWWVTASMLCTLTADAAQNLIELTSGGNKFAVWMNVVWASAYLCWGFAALNAWRPVHPVTVVEPSDRAEGLTVPRLTVLALAAGLPSVVLIVRTATGRHDGVVLLGLGSMVLLGMVVTRIWILLQDLRCQSDQMALLARTDPLTGLSNRRSWDFDLARAMGTARSTGSVLMVALLDLDHFKTYNDTHGHQAGDELLREAAQAWSAALAPAPVLARWGGEEFAVLTHCSGTGTGFERLDALRAVVPGGQSVSIGMAVWDGEEDAGRLLQRADAALYLAKAGGRDRSVLAEVQAPLDPLDPAESASSVSSAVQSPSSSFSSSVNPTDA, from the coding sequence ATGATCGTCCTCCTGCCGCGGCTGCTCCTGGTGGCGACGGGCATCCTGGCCACCCTGGCGGTGGCCGGGCTGACCCGGCAGAGCGAGGGCACGACCGGCATGACGGTCGCCTACACCAGCTCGGTCGGCCTGAGCTCGGCGTTCCTGCTGCTGGCCGTCCGCCGGATACCCGCACACCAGCGCCGGCCCTGGTACTGGCTCCTGGCCAACATGGGCCTGTGCCTGACCGGGGAACTGGTGCTGGCCTACTACCAGGTCATCGGCGACGACCACTGGCCCACCCCGGCCGACGCGTTCTTCGTCGTGGCCTACCTCACGACCGCCCTGGGCGTCCTCGGTCTGGACGCCCAGCGCCGTCGACGGCCACCGTTCGGAGCGGTCCTGGACGCCCTGATCGTGGCGACCGGCATCGGGGTGCTGGCCCTGGTCTTCGTCGTGCTGCCCCTGCTGTCGGACACCACCCAGCCGATGGCCGCCCGCGTCGTCGGCACCGTGTACCCGCTGGCCGACCTCCTCCTGCTCTTCCTCGTGATGCGCCTGTTCGCCGCCGGCCGCGGGGCGGGCGCCACGGTGTGGTGGGTGACCGCCTCGATGCTGTGCACCCTGACGGCCGACGCCGCGCAGAACCTGATCGAGCTGACCAGCGGCGGCAACAAGTTCGCGGTCTGGATGAACGTCGTGTGGGCGAGCGCCTACCTGTGCTGGGGATTCGCCGCTCTCAACGCGTGGCGTCCGGTGCACCCGGTGACCGTCGTGGAGCCCTCGGACCGGGCCGAGGGCCTGACCGTGCCCCGCCTGACCGTGCTGGCGCTCGCGGCCGGGCTGCCCTCGGTGGTGCTCATCGTGCGCACCGCGACCGGTCGTCACGACGGTGTGGTCCTGCTGGGGCTGGGCTCGATGGTGCTGCTCGGGATGGTGGTGACCCGGATCTGGATCCTGCTGCAGGACTTGCGGTGTCAGTCCGACCAGATGGCGCTGCTGGCGCGCACCGACCCGCTGACCGGCCTGTCCAACCGCCGCTCGTGGGACTTCGACCTGGCCCGGGCGATGGGGACGGCCCGCAGCACCGGATCGGTACTGATGGTGGCGCTGCTCGACCTGGACCATTTCAAGACGTACAACGACACGCACGGGCACCAGGCCGGTGACGAGTTACTGCGGGAAGCGGCCCAGGCGTGGAGTGCCGCGCTGGCCCCGGCACCGGTGCTCGCCCGCTGGGGCGGTGAGGAGTTCGCCGTCCTGACGCACTGCTCCGGTACCGGCACCGGGTTCGAGCGGCTGGACGCCCTGCGCGCCGTGGTACCCGGCGGGCAGAGCGTGTCGATCGGGATGGCCGTCTGGGACGGTGAGGAGGACGCCGGCCGACTGCTGCAGCGCGCCGACGCGGCGTTGTACCTCGCCAAGGCCGGCGGCCGCGATCGCAGTGTGCTGGCCGAGGTTCAGGCTCCGCTCGACCCGCTCGACCCGGCCGAGTCGGCCAGCTCGGTCAGCTCGGCCGTCCAGTCACCGTCGTCGTCCTTCTCCAGCTCGGTGAACCCCACCGACGCGTAG
- a CDS encoding VOC family protein, translated as MSVTAAQVVLDCANAEKLAGFWAGLLDRTVAPGAHQYFANLPGAEGELSLMFLAVPEGKKVKNRMHIDLTLDEDCDWEAELERILALGATQVSEHQEYGIQWVCLQDPEGNEFDLAVGHEEQETTP; from the coding sequence ATGTCTGTCACCGCCGCCCAGGTCGTGCTCGACTGCGCCAACGCCGAGAAGCTCGCCGGTTTCTGGGCCGGACTTCTGGATCGCACGGTCGCTCCGGGCGCCCATCAGTACTTCGCCAACCTGCCCGGCGCCGAGGGAGAGCTGTCCTTGATGTTCCTGGCCGTGCCCGAAGGCAAGAAAGTCAAGAACCGCATGCACATCGACCTCACCCTCGACGAAGACTGCGACTGGGAAGCCGAACTCGAGCGCATCCTGGCCCTGGGCGCCACCCAGGTCTCCGAACATCAGGAATACGGCATCCAGTGGGTGTGCCTGCAAGACCCCGAGGGCAACGAGTTCGACCTGGCCGTCGGCCACGAGGAACAGGAAACCACCCCCTGA
- a CDS encoding MerR family transcriptional regulator: MPETFFLVGEFSRLTHLSAKTLRHYHDVELLVPALIDPLTGYRHYTPDQIPDAQLIRRLRDVRMPVPHIRDVLTTTDPNTRNTLISEHLDQLKRDLAATATALLSLHQMLHHTDPALAVTYRPGTQENALVLTDEVGHDDLAPWAGEVFPRLFTAAQALQVAPSGVGGALYSGDWFTGQDAAVTALLPVTAAPAAGDEGTDLDVQVRVLESQPYAIAVHRGPYADIDRTYGALGEHVHAEGIAAPGPIRENYLVSPAETDDPGSLCTEVCWPITHIPA; the protein is encoded by the coding sequence GTGCCCGAGACCTTCTTCCTGGTCGGTGAGTTCTCCCGCCTGACCCACCTGAGCGCCAAAACCCTGCGCCACTACCACGACGTCGAACTCCTGGTGCCGGCCCTCATCGACCCCCTCACCGGCTACCGGCACTACACACCCGACCAGATCCCCGACGCCCAACTGATCCGGCGCCTACGCGACGTACGCATGCCCGTACCCCACATCCGCGACGTCCTCACCACCACCGACCCAAACACCCGCAACACCCTCATCAGCGAGCACCTCGACCAGCTCAAACGCGACCTGGCCGCCACCGCCACAGCACTCCTGTCCCTGCACCAGATGCTCCACCACACCGACCCGGCGCTCGCGGTCACGTACCGCCCGGGTACGCAGGAGAACGCCCTGGTGCTGACCGACGAGGTCGGTCACGACGATCTTGCGCCCTGGGCGGGAGAAGTCTTTCCCCGGCTGTTCACCGCGGCCCAGGCACTGCAGGTGGCGCCGTCGGGGGTGGGTGGGGCGCTCTACAGCGGTGACTGGTTCACCGGTCAGGACGCCGCGGTGACAGCGCTGCTTCCGGTCACGGCAGCACCAGCAGCAGGGGACGAGGGAACCGACCTGGACGTGCAGGTGAGGGTGCTGGAGTCCCAGCCGTACGCGATCGCGGTGCATCGCGGCCCGTACGCCGACATCGACCGCACCTACGGGGCTCTCGGCGAGCACGTCCACGCCGAAGGGATCGCCGCGCCGGGGCCGATCCGTGAGAACTACCTGGTCAGCCCGGCCGAGACCGACGACCCGGGCTCGCTGTGCACCGAGGTCTGCTGGCCGATCACGCACATCCCGGCCTGA
- a CDS encoding methyltransferase domain-containing protein, which produces MRSFEDLLTQAQDADITGWDFTWLNGRATEERPPWGYTRHLQTWYANTPSALDLDTGGGEIIATMPVLPARMAVTEAWGPNVLRSQATLAPRGVTVIQASTDRLPFADASFDLVTSRHPIKPAWSQIARVLSDGGTYFAQHVGPASAFELIEVFLGPLPRTHTTRDPQTETKDATAAGLNITSVQTARCRLQFHDIGAVVWILRKCVWWVPDFSIDRYTPQLRALDASMRAGQPFVAHSSRTLIQAHRTAR; this is translated from the coding sequence ATGAGATCCTTCGAAGACCTTCTCACCCAGGCCCAGGACGCAGACATCACCGGCTGGGACTTCACCTGGCTCAACGGGCGCGCCACCGAGGAACGCCCACCCTGGGGATACACCCGCCACCTGCAGACGTGGTACGCCAACACCCCCAGCGCCCTGGACCTGGACACCGGCGGCGGAGAAATCATCGCCACAATGCCCGTACTACCCGCCCGCATGGCCGTCACCGAAGCCTGGGGCCCGAACGTGCTGCGCTCGCAGGCAACCCTGGCCCCACGAGGCGTAACGGTCATACAGGCCTCCACCGACCGACTGCCGTTCGCCGACGCATCCTTCGACCTGGTCACCAGCCGGCATCCGATCAAACCAGCCTGGTCACAGATCGCCCGGGTCCTCAGCGACGGCGGCACCTACTTCGCCCAGCACGTCGGCCCCGCCTCGGCATTCGAACTGATCGAAGTCTTCCTCGGACCGCTCCCCCGCACGCACACAACCCGCGACCCCCAGACCGAGACCAAGGACGCCACAGCAGCCGGCCTGAACATCACCAGCGTGCAGACAGCCCGGTGCCGCCTGCAGTTCCACGACATCGGCGCCGTGGTCTGGATCCTGCGCAAATGCGTGTGGTGGGTGCCCGACTTCAGCATCGACCGCTACACCCCCCAGCTACGGGCCCTGGACGCGTCGATGCGAGCCGGGCAACCCTTCGTGGCGCACTCCTCGCGCACCCTGATCCAGGCCCACCGCACGGCCCGCTGA
- a CDS encoding MarR family transcriptional regulator, giving the protein MTASRWDGLDPGERLAARLADLVFVVAREVEPHGRRRADVIELTNIEALVMHWIDDHPGTSPSATAEAVSLQRSNLSTALKGLEGKGFITRRPDESDQRLVRLYPTPLAHENVTKLHRHWAQLVSGALGGDTTGLAAAIEVLERIEQGFRPSA; this is encoded by the coding sequence ATGACGGCGAGCAGGTGGGACGGGCTGGACCCGGGGGAGAGGCTGGCGGCGCGTCTGGCCGATCTGGTGTTCGTGGTGGCCCGGGAGGTCGAGCCGCACGGGCGCCGGCGGGCCGACGTGATCGAGCTGACGAACATCGAGGCCCTGGTCATGCACTGGATCGACGACCATCCGGGCACGTCGCCGAGCGCAACGGCCGAGGCGGTCAGCCTGCAGCGCAGCAACCTGAGTACGGCTCTGAAGGGCCTGGAGGGGAAGGGGTTCATCACCCGCCGGCCGGACGAGTCCGACCAGCGTCTGGTGCGCCTGTACCCGACGCCACTGGCTCACGAGAACGTCACGAAGCTGCACCGCCACTGGGCGCAGCTGGTCAGCGGTGCGCTGGGCGGTGACACCACGGGCCTGGCGGCAGCGATCGAGGTACTGGAGCGCATTGAACAGGGTTTTCGCCCATCAGCCTGA
- a CDS encoding NAD(P)-dependent oxidoreductase — protein MSRYLVTGSSGHLGEALVRTSTDAGHDVTGIDVRAGEGTTVTGSIADSALMNECLAGVDHVLHTATLHKPHVGSHSRPDFVDVNVTGTLTVLTAAARAGVKSVVFTSSTSTFGRAMTPVPGGPATWIDEDVRPQVKNIYGATKVAAEDLCELAALDGLPVVVLKTSRFFPERDDVQTDAHDTALKVAEFLYRRVDLEDVVNAHLIAATRAPQIGFGRYIISAPTPFVPGDLTDLADDARSVVRHRYPDLMARFEEKGWPMPSTVDRVYDSRRAQADLGWNPRHDFVAVAERALATGEWRSDLALRVGWKGYHDHPTGVYTGP, from the coding sequence ATGAGTAGGTATCTGGTCACCGGCTCGTCCGGGCATCTGGGCGAGGCGCTGGTGCGCACGTCGACGGATGCCGGCCATGACGTGACCGGCATCGATGTGCGGGCCGGTGAAGGCACGACCGTCACGGGTTCGATCGCGGACAGCGCACTGATGAACGAGTGCCTGGCCGGCGTGGATCACGTGCTGCACACCGCCACGCTGCACAAGCCACACGTCGGCTCGCACAGCCGGCCGGACTTCGTCGACGTGAACGTGACCGGCACCCTCACCGTGTTGACGGCGGCAGCCCGTGCCGGGGTGAAAAGTGTTGTCTTCACGAGCAGTACGAGCACGTTCGGGCGGGCGATGACTCCGGTTCCCGGCGGGCCGGCCACCTGGATCGACGAGGATGTGCGTCCGCAGGTGAAGAACATCTACGGTGCCACGAAGGTCGCGGCCGAGGACCTGTGTGAGCTGGCCGCGCTCGACGGTCTGCCGGTGGTGGTGCTGAAGACGTCGCGATTCTTCCCCGAGCGGGATGACGTCCAGACCGATGCCCACGACACCGCGCTGAAGGTGGCCGAGTTCCTGTACCGCCGGGTCGATCTGGAAGACGTGGTGAACGCCCATCTGATCGCGGCCACGCGAGCGCCACAGATCGGTTTCGGTCGCTACATCATCAGCGCCCCGACCCCTTTCGTTCCCGGGGACCTGACCGATCTGGCGGATGATGCGCGCTCGGTCGTGCGCCACCGGTACCCCGACCTGATGGCGCGCTTCGAGGAGAAGGGCTGGCCGATGCCGTCCACGGTCGACCGGGTCTACGACAGCCGGCGGGCCCAGGCCGATCTGGGCTGGAATCCGCGGCACGACTTCGTCGCGGTGGCCGAAAGGGCTCTCGCTACAGGGGAATGGCGTAGTGACCTGGCATTGCGCGTGGGCTGGAAGGGCTACCATGACCACCCCACCGGCGTTTATACGGGTCCCTGA
- a CDS encoding GGDEF domain-containing protein produces MLKLAARSPGLFLLGVVTVVGVPLATLPGYADPISATAYFVVFCLCQVLTVLAVRRIPGRHRGPWSLMLVTSLMWFLGEAYTLGIILRGDEAWPTPADGGYLIAYVVMALAVLRLDREEARHLRSGSLLDATIVTLSAATLTVVFLVQPLVTDGTQSILVRVVSSVYPLIDVLLVYLVARLLASGRTRTPSLVWLAVAMVCTLVADTVMNLQSLAGDFLHYPRLLNLLWLMFYLCVAFAALEAGRPVKALPGPRPRADGGAHRGTAGDLGVARLAVLALAAMLPSLVIVTYGWWGGGSLTSSAQLGAGSVVLISLVAARIWGLIRQLRSQARQLDELAATDQLTTVANRRTWDAELARLVRPGEAAPEGAVLVALLDLDHFKRFNDSFGHQAGDDLLRSTAAAWQRALRADGSDGLLARWGGEEFGVILRVDDERRGLAVLDGLRAVVTDGQTVSIGVSVWDGKAGPDDLMHAVDRALYQAKHGGRDRLVLAAPLNPEPALEQAPEPPPEQATALTSSVPGRVPVPQGRSGVRSPGTR; encoded by the coding sequence ATGCTGAAGCTCGCGGCGAGGAGCCCGGGCCTCTTCCTCCTGGGCGTGGTCACCGTGGTCGGCGTGCCCCTGGCCACCCTGCCGGGCTACGCGGACCCGATCAGCGCGACGGCGTACTTCGTCGTCTTCTGCCTGTGCCAGGTACTGACGGTGCTGGCCGTACGCCGGATACCGGGGCGCCACCGCGGGCCCTGGAGCCTGATGCTGGTGACGTCCTTGATGTGGTTCCTGGGTGAGGCCTACACCCTGGGGATCATCCTGCGGGGCGACGAGGCGTGGCCGACCCCGGCCGACGGGGGATACCTGATCGCGTACGTGGTGATGGCGCTGGCGGTGCTGCGCCTGGACCGGGAGGAAGCCCGCCACCTACGGTCCGGATCGCTGCTGGACGCCACCATCGTGACCCTCAGCGCGGCCACCCTGACCGTGGTGTTCCTGGTGCAGCCGCTGGTGACGGACGGGACGCAGTCCATTCTCGTGCGGGTCGTGTCGAGCGTGTACCCGCTGATCGACGTGCTGCTGGTCTATCTGGTGGCCCGGCTGCTGGCCAGCGGCCGTACCCGCACCCCGTCGCTGGTGTGGCTGGCGGTGGCCATGGTCTGCACCCTCGTGGCCGACACGGTGATGAATCTGCAGTCACTGGCCGGGGACTTCCTGCACTACCCGCGCCTGCTCAACCTGCTGTGGCTGATGTTCTATCTGTGTGTGGCGTTCGCGGCGCTCGAGGCGGGACGCCCGGTGAAGGCCCTGCCCGGGCCACGCCCGCGCGCCGACGGGGGTGCCCACCGCGGCACCGCCGGTGACCTCGGTGTGGCCCGGCTCGCCGTGCTCGCCCTGGCGGCCATGCTGCCCTCACTGGTGATCGTGACCTACGGATGGTGGGGAGGGGGCTCGCTGACCTCCAGCGCCCAGCTCGGCGCCGGGTCGGTGGTGCTGATCTCCCTGGTCGCGGCCCGGATCTGGGGACTGATACGGCAACTGCGCTCGCAGGCCCGGCAGCTGGACGAGCTGGCCGCGACCGACCAGCTGACGACGGTGGCCAACCGCCGCACCTGGGACGCCGAGCTGGCCCGGCTGGTGCGCCCGGGCGAGGCGGCCCCCGAGGGGGCGGTGCTGGTGGCACTGCTGGACCTGGACCACTTCAAGCGGTTCAACGACTCCTTCGGGCATCAGGCCGGCGACGACCTGCTGCGCAGCACGGCCGCGGCCTGGCAGCGGGCGCTGCGGGCCGACGGCAGTGACGGGTTGCTGGCGCGCTGGGGCGGTGAGGAGTTCGGGGTGATCCTGCGGGTGGACGACGAGCGCCGGGGGCTGGCCGTGCTCGATGGGCTGCGCGCCGTGGTCACCGACGGGCAGACGGTGTCCATCGGGGTGAGTGTGTGGGACGGGAAGGCCGGTCCGGACGACCTCATGCACGCGGTCGACCGGGCGCTCTACCAGGCCAAACACGGTGGGCGCGACCGGCTGGTGCTGGCCGCCCCGCTGAACCCTGAGCCGGCCCTCGAGCAGGCCCCTGAGCCGCCCCCGGAGCAGGCCACTGCGCTGACCAGCTCGGTGCCCGGCCGCGTCCCCGTTCCCCAGGGGCGATCGGGCGTCCGTTCTCCCGGGACGCGTTGA
- a CDS encoding GNAT family N-acetyltransferase, which translates to MIDAGLTDRAGRPVTLRGVDDDNWRAVADVVPRDDQRDWVATSGARYLLLSEREGLWTSLGIYAGDEVTGHIMYAYDEDDDRYWVGGMLVDEPSQRSGIGRASLVTLLSYLLELPDCAGVRLAVHEDNADARTLYASVGFTELEKDDDGDWTAELTELADSAGSSGSSGA; encoded by the coding sequence ATGATCGACGCCGGCCTCACCGACCGGGCCGGCCGGCCTGTGACCCTGCGCGGCGTGGACGACGACAACTGGCGCGCCGTGGCGGATGTCGTGCCCCGGGACGACCAGCGGGACTGGGTGGCCACCTCGGGCGCCCGGTACCTGCTGCTGAGTGAGCGCGAAGGATTGTGGACGTCGCTGGGCATCTATGCGGGCGACGAGGTCACCGGGCACATCATGTATGCCTACGACGAGGACGACGACCGCTACTGGGTCGGCGGCATGCTCGTGGACGAGCCGTCGCAGCGCTCGGGCATCGGGCGCGCATCCCTGGTGACCCTGCTCAGCTACCTGCTGGAACTGCCCGACTGCGCGGGGGTCCGGCTCGCGGTGCACGAGGACAACGCCGATGCCCGCACGCTCTACGCGTCGGTGGGGTTCACCGAGCTGGAGAAGGACGACGACGGTGACTGGACGGCCGAGCTGACCGAGCTGGCCGACTCGGCCGGGTCGAGCGGGTCGAGCGGAGCCTGA
- a CDS encoding LysE family translocator produces the protein MDVLSAVASFAVVAGLLTIMPGLDTALVLRSAAAQGRAHAFATALGINTGALIWGAAAAGGATALLTASHTAYTGLRIAGAVYLVWMGAGMLRSLVQRSSTPAQVEGEPVPVERAVSRHRFSGSYRRGLTTNLLNPKIGVFYMAMLPQFIPAGVPHLPMGVLLAFVHDVEGMLWFTLLIFGVERVGVLLKRLRMSRRTAQRSLDGVTGTVLIGFGVELALSER, from the coding sequence ATGGACGTGCTCTCTGCTGTTGCTTCGTTCGCCGTGGTCGCCGGGCTGCTGACGATCATGCCGGGCCTGGATACCGCGCTGGTCTTGCGGAGCGCCGCCGCTCAAGGGCGCGCTCATGCTTTTGCGACCGCGCTGGGTATCAACACCGGGGCCCTGATCTGGGGTGCCGCTGCTGCTGGTGGAGCTACGGCTCTGCTCACTGCTTCGCACACCGCCTATACGGGACTGCGGATCGCCGGTGCCGTGTACCTGGTGTGGATGGGGGCCGGGATGCTGCGCTCGCTGGTGCAGAGGTCGTCCACACCAGCGCAGGTCGAAGGAGAGCCCGTACCTGTCGAGCGCGCGGTCTCCCGGCACCGGTTCTCGGGCTCCTATCGGCGTGGGTTGACCACGAACCTGCTCAATCCCAAGATCGGCGTGTTCTACATGGCGATGCTGCCGCAGTTCATTCCGGCGGGTGTACCGCACCTACCGATGGGTGTGCTGCTGGCGTTCGTGCATGATGTCGAGGGCATGCTCTGGTTCACGCTGCTGATCTTCGGTGTCGAACGGGTGGGGGTCCTGCTCAAGCGTCTTCGCATGAGCAGGCGCACCGCACAGCGGTCTCTGGACGGTGTCACCGGGACCGTCCTGATCGGGTTCGGTGTGGAACTGGCCCTGTCCGAGCGCTGA